In the genome of Nonomuraea sp. NBC_00507, the window CGTGGCCATCACCCGCGCCAGCGCGACCCGCTGCTGCTGCCCGCCGGACAGCTGGCCGGGACGCCGGTCCATGAGGTGCTCGAGCCCGAGCCGCGCCGCGACCTCGACCGCCTTGTCGCGGCGCGCCGCCTTGGCGACCTTCTTGATGCGCAGCGGGTAGGCGATGTTGTCCGTGACGTCCATGTGCGGGAACAACGCGTAGTCCTGGAAGACCATCGCGACGTCCCGGCCGCCCGGCTGCACCCCGGTCACGTCGCGCTCGCCGATGACCACGACGCCGCCGGTGGCGGCCTCCAGCCCGGCGATGGTCCGCAAGAGCGTGGTCTTTCCGCAGCCGGAGGGGCCGAGCAGGGCGAAGAACTCGCCGTCGGGGATGACCAGGTCGAGCGCGTCGAGGGCTTTCACCCCACCGGGATAGATCTTGGTCAGCCCGCGTAGTTCGATGGCGGCCATTTAACGCTTGATCCCTCCGTGGAAGCGGAAGCCGTATTTCTTGCTGACGAACAGGTACATGAGCACCACGGGGACCGAGTACAGCAGCCCGAACGTGGACAACATCCGCAGGTTGGCCTGGCCGCCCTCGGTATACAGCGTGTACGTGATCACGGCCGCCGGCTGCTTCTCGACATCGCTCAGCAGCAGGTACGGCATCAGGAAATTTCCCCACACGTTGGCCACGGCCCAGACCCCGATGGTCGCCAGCCCCGGCCGTACCAAGGGCACCACCACGTGCCGCACGATCTGCAGCGGCGACGCCCCGAACACCCGCGCCGACTCCTCATAGGACTTCGGCGTCGAGTCCATGAAGTCCTTCAGCATGAAGATCGCCGCCGGCAGCAGCCCGCCCGTCAGGATGAGGATCAGCCCGAAGTGCGAGTCG includes:
- a CDS encoding carbohydrate ABC transporter permease; this encodes MTARFVAGRIGFYTLIAVLLAFFTIPLLWLASAPFTSDPTYEVAVPDFTWENFQAVVEHPYALPSLYNSLVLSAGTAVLVVAMAALAAYALSRVRLPGRDALLYALLLLSSIITGTAAMVPLFQLAVELNLIDSHFGLILILTGGLLPAAIFMLKDFMDSTPKSYEESARVFGASPLQIVRHVVVPLVRPGLATIGVWAVANVWGNFLMPYLLLSDVEKQPAAVITYTLYTEGGQANLRMLSTFGLLYSVPVVLMYLFVSKKYGFRFHGGIKR